Proteins found in one Deltaproteobacteria bacterium genomic segment:
- a CDS encoding type II toxin-antitoxin system RelE/ParE family toxin, producing the protein MLRWTERAAADLMAIGEYIAADNPTAARAWVEKLRQRAVKASKMPRTGRVVPEIARDDVREVFQRTYRIVYRVVGDGIVVLTVFEGHRLLGKLDPDQD; encoded by the coding sequence ATGCTTCGCTGGACCGAGCGCGCAGCAGCCGATCTGATGGCGATCGGCGAGTACATCGCGGCCGATAACCCCACCGCCGCCCGCGCGTGGGTCGAGAAGCTCAGGCAGCGCGCAGTGAAGGCCTCGAAGATGCCGCGCACGGGCCGAGTCGTCCCGGAAATCGCGCGAGACGATGTGCGCGAGGTCTTCCAGCGCACGTACCGCATCGTCTACCGGGTCGTCGGCGACGGCATCGTCGTGCTCACGGTGTTCGAGGGGCACCGCCTTCTGGGCAAGCTCGACCCCGACCAAGACTGA
- a CDS encoding type II toxin-antitoxin system Phd/YefM family antitoxin: MGRSANGPTSALQVAEDIVPIGELKAHLSEKIRALRGRRRPLVVTQNGKAAAVMLAPEDFDRLTTQARFVAAVQDGLGDLDAGRVISDEDLGHRLDARFGSVRKPTKKK, from the coding sequence ATGGGCAGGTCAGCAAATGGTCCCACTTCCGCCCTGCAGGTCGCGGAGGACATCGTTCCCATCGGCGAGCTGAAGGCCCACCTCTCCGAGAAGATCCGGGCGCTCCGGGGCAGACGCCGACCGCTCGTCGTGACGCAGAACGGGAAGGCGGCGGCGGTGATGCTCGCGCCCGAAGACTTCGACCGACTGACGACCCAAGCGCGTTTCGTTGCGGCCGTTCAGGACGGGCTCGGCGATCTCGACGCGGGTCGAGTCATCAGCGACGAGGACCTCGGCCATCGCCTCGACGCGCGCTTCGGCTCGGTGAGAAAGCCCACCAAGAAGAAGTGA